TTTCTCTTATGTTGGAGAAGAAACGAAATATACATTTGTTTAAATGACTATTGAAATTTGTTGCAGTGCGCCTCATGCCCTTCTCGCTATGGGGAAGGTAGATCCATTACATCCTGATCTGGTAGTGGACCCTCTTGGTATCTTGCGTCCTCACAACAAATTGACACATCAGCTGCCACTGGtgattcttcttttttaccatGGATGTAATGGTATCTTTTGATGTAAAGAGCCTTAAAGAGTTCTTTTAGGATCAGTTTCGTTTATCTTCTATTCTTCAGACGATTTTTTATTTACTATTGAATGAAACTATGAGAGGAATAATGAAAATGATAGTTTGTGTTGGGGGGGGGATGATGCTTGTGTTGTGGTTTTTTATACCTTGCTGCTTCTGACATGGCAGTGTTGCAGGTAAGTGCTTATTCATCCTTTGCAAGAATCGGGGTTGGTCTTGGTCCGGAGCAGCATAGGAGGAGAATGGACCCCACTACAAACGAACCTCTTTTTACTAATTGCACCAGGGATTTTATTGGCACCCTGGATTACATATTTTACACAGGTGAAGCTATTCAGCAACAAGTTTTTTGTGCATCTCTTTTGGGAGTCCATTGGGGATTCAAGGTGGGTTGTACTGAATTAATGATTTGGTCTCTCAGCGGACTCCTTAACAGTGGAGTCCTTGCTAGAACTCTTGGATGAGGATAACTTGAGGAAAGACACAGCACTTCCTTCTCCAGAGTGGTCTTCGGATCATATAGCGCTTTTTGCGGAGTTTCGTTGCAAGCCTAGACCTAGACGTTGACATCCTGGGTATgctataattttataatttttttttgcttttatcaTCCTTAAGATTCTATAGTTTCTCTGCTCGTTTCATTTTTATTCAATCATTTCTATTGCTTGGCATGCTTATCGTATTGTTGAAGATTTGACTTCATCTTTGGCTTAGGTTGACATGATTTGCAacggttttttattttattttatttactataACCTAACTTTTTTCTCATTTTACTAATCTACTCATGTTTTGTCTCTGTGAGCCTAATTCATTAAAAATATGGTTTTGACAAGGTAGATGCAAATTGATGTCTTCCCTTTAATTTGATTATCATAAGAATAATGTCTTAGCATTGGAAGATACATTCGATGAATCCATCGTACTTCTATTACTGCTATGCGAGATTCAAATAAGAGTTTAACCTACTACTTTTATTGTTTAAATATTAGTCTTGTTATTTTACTCTCAAAAATTTATTTCGTTCCTTTGGTTCAAGTTAGCCAACACATACCACAAAAGTTGAAGTAACAATTCCAAGCCTTCATTTTTGTGTCACCCTCTTTGGCCACAGTTCAATTGATACTGATTAGAAACTTAGTTAAGTAGAACAACTTAGTTAAGCTTAGAAATGCAAGTGAACGAAGCATGTGATGGTTGTCTTCATCTCTCTCATTACAAGTAAGTCATCTATGAGCTAAGTAGAACCCCGCTTCTTCTAAGGTTGTCAATGTTTGCCGTGATAAATTTTTCTAAATCAATTTTGCATAgaacttctcttttcttctttaaatGATAATCCATGACCTTGTTTGCAATTACTGTGTTTGGTCTTAATCTTTATTATGCTGTCAGCATTTTGTGAATACCTTTTGATGGTCTAGTGGAAAGCAATTCGGCTTGGAATTTGTGTACATATCCCTATAAGACTAATTGACTGAAATCCTTTAAGTTATTACCCCATTCTTTTTCGTGATCTGAGTGATTAAAGTGGAActtgttgaatacttgaattctCCACTGGCATAGGACCTTTCCACCTTGAGTTTTCTTTCTTGATGGTTGCCCAACGAGCCTTAAAGGAACGCTGTCATGAAATCTTGCCCCCACATTCGTGTCAGCTTCACACCATAATCTTTCAAGGCTTTTGAAGGTTATCTTCCTTGAAGGCTCTTTCTATCCACTCCTACACATCCTTGCCAATTCTTCGTAATTGGATGGCTGTAATGACTGATGAGCAGTTGTCTTTGTGAGGGTACTGAGAGTTTGAAGAAGAATGAATAGAATAACGAGCTTCTTTTTTTCATGATTTCTCATTGCACAGCAATCCATTAACTTCCATTTATACTGTTAGTGCTTCTACATATATTGGCCACCCACTGGAAGAATCATGTAATAGTTTTGTTCTCCTCTTTATTCTGCTTGCTGTAAATGTGAGAAGTTTGTGCTTGAGTGCTTCAATCTTGAATATCTAACGTGAAAATTGCGACATTTATGGGAAAGGAGCGGTTGATTCAGTGTGATGCTTAATAACACATCCACACATGCTCTCTTATTTTTGTCAATGCACTTTCACCTTGTGAGGTTATCCTTATCGTTTTCAACTTTTTATGTTGATGGAAATTCTGTTCAGGTGGAGGATATGCTAAAGAAATATGGCTGGGATTAGATGGGAGACAAAAATAGTTCATTTAAGAAGGGTAGATGGTGTTTCCTGGGATCTCCATTGCGAATGTTGTTGCGGTCTGCTGTGAATCATGCCGCCTCTGTTTCATAGGAAACTCGATCCAATATCCTACCTCCCCCCTCCCGTTTTTCCAGTAGAAATGTCCAGCTCAGTTCAAGCCGTACCAGAGTTTCTGAAAATCAAGTGCTCTATCTGGTGGCATGCTATTGAAAGTATGCTCTCTTTGTATTCTATTTGTATCAGTCCATGCTTCCTGTGATTCGATCCCATTCCCTTTTCTCTGAGGGGACTTGTCTTTTACTCCCACTGTGGGTTTCTCGtaaagaaaaacatatattaGGACTCGCAACTCGCAAGCAAAGGGCGACACAGATGTCAATCTGCAAAACACTTGTCAAAACCGCTGGTGGAAAATATCAACAAAGTCAGTACGCGAAGTTTACCAATGGATTGATGAGTCGAGAGTTCAAACCCCATCCCCGCTTGTATTCACACAAgcgaaaaaaaataaatattggcGAGTCTTCGCGGATTTGATGGCAAAAGAGGGGATTAGATAATTTGTCCAAGTTAGAAGTTCATGGGAGTTGAAGGAATCATCAAATGGGCCAGGAGGATGAGAATTATTAGCATATCTTTTGGGCTGGGTCGGGGGTTCGTTCAACTCAAGGCCCCCCTGCAGCATCAAAACTCGACatgtcaattttttattttttttgataaatcatatAATTTATTGATTAATGATTATTACAGTCTACAGATAACACAGCAAAGagccaaaatatgaaaatacatAACCAAAGATTTTAGTTTAGAGACCTCGACACCTAGAACCAAAACCAGGGCCATCAACAAATATAACAAGCCTGGAACTTCCGAGGAAGTATGAAAGCTAAATATGAGGAATTAGTTGTGGAATTTTGGGTTCGAGAATCGTGAAAATCGGACTTGGAATCAAATTTAAATTGTATTAAAATGTTAAATAAACTCGTAATGGCATAATCATAAATAAGGTATGGATAATTTCGTAAATATAACTACCGGCAGGGGTAAATTCGGAATTTCATATTTGAGTGGCCGTCTTGAAATTAAGGCTTGCTGGCAATGCCAAACAAATTTTGTTTGAATCTAACAATCTTCACACTAGCCTGCCTCCCACAACCCCAGCCCAATAGCAAGATATTGTTATGATGAGTTCTACTCTTGTTTGCAGTGTATCGGGAAGGCAGAGTAACCTGTGAGCCCTGTCACTGTGACCTTGTAAGGGCCGGGCATGCAGCAGCATTGCATCTGaataaaaaatccaaaacaaGAAATTATTCACTAATATATTGTAATAAAAGAACGCCTTGTTTGTGCTTTTGctaaaacaaaagaagattAGGTGAATGGGAAGTTTTGACCAACGGAGATTGACGCTAAAAACTAAATCATCCATAATCCTTACAGAATTTGGATTAAAGCGATGACAATGAGGGAAGAAACTGCACCTCTCGTGTATGCTGAAATCGGCTCTGTCCTAgttcttaattattatttttcattccttATTGGCTGGTGATTGAGCATTGCAGGCTGGTAAGTTGAGATTAAACCAAGCTTCTTTcatgatacaaaaaaaaaaaaccacagaaAACTATATCGGGACACCCATCATTAAAATCagaatgataaaagaaaaataatcttGTGTACTGATGACAAAAAATTTGAAACATCAAAGCAAAAGTACAACTCTCCATAGAAAACATCCATTGCTAAAACCAGCACAAAACATACCTAATAACCACCCTTGAGATCATTAACAACATCATAAGGAATGGGAGTAACAGTTTCCAGCATCGCACCCTCCACCATAAACCCAGGTTTTGGACCCTCTGGCTGCCTCTTTGTGCTAATCACCTCACCTCTTGCCTTTGCCTCTGCTTTCAGCTGATCATTCTTCTGTTTCCTTAGTTTGAATTCCTCGGTACACCTTGAAGGCTGCACATGCTCCACTCGGACGTGGATCCTCTTCCTGATAATCCTGTTACCCACCTGGATTCAAGGATGTGTTACTTGTTATACATCAAAATAACATTGACCCTCCCATTCATCCAGAAAGGAAGCAGGACAGGATGCTAATTTCGATTATGGAAGGGACAGCACTAAGTTCTAATCGAAAACTCAATGCCCATCACAATTTAccaatgaaaaaataattagaatACTACTACAACAACTTCCAGATCAAGGaaaattacacacacacatatatagttatatacaagTCACAAGAGCAAACCACTTCAATTTCAATCCATTCCAGTTACACGATGTCGTCCCCTATGCAGACCCAAAGATACAAATATTAGAGCACCTCAAATCAATACATCAGCTACAACAGACATTGATCTAGTTTTCTCACCACAGTTACAAGGCACTCCATAGCAGACAAAGATGCACAAACCACAGTACTAATGCCCACGACCATGAGGGTATCACATACTTCATTGAAAATAAGCTAATTATTCCAAAACCCCATTGTATCAAGTATCAACCCATGTTTTCTATTAgataattgaaaaaattatcAGGAAACCTGAATCAGATACAGAAAAAGAAGCCCGAAGTAACTGAACATAAATAAATGACCCAAACTGAACAAAAATGTATTATGCATACGCCAGTTCTACAGGTAAAAAGTACATTAGAATCAGAATCCTCAACACAAGCATCAATCCAATCCATCGTATCATCTTAGAAAATCGAAGTTAAAGCAGAACcagaaagcacaaaaacaagcaacaacaCACATACAACacatggaaaaagaagaagaaaaaaccgacatgattcaaaatcatatgaatcaaaaaataaaaaacatacgAAAAAATTATACCTGCTTGTTAACTTCAACACCAATTGCACGCTTTGTGACATTCCAGACGCGTCCAGTGCGGCCGTGATAGAACTTGTGAGGCATGCCCTTGTGGATGGCTCCATTAACTTTGACGTCGACGTGCTCCCCTATCTTATAGGTCCTCAGGTACGTCGTCAGTGGCACATACCCCTTCTTCCTGAAGGGCCTGGAGAACAGATCCCTAGTCCTCGCTCTCTGCCCATGACCTGCCGGCATCTTCTCACCACCTCTGTTACTCTTGGAGCTCCGCGACTGAAATGGCAAAAACCCTAGGTGACATTGGAGAATGTATATCAGCCTCCAATCCAAGGGTTTCTCAGCGGTTTGGATAGTGGGCTTTCACTTAACTGGCCCTTCTGGAATATTGGGCTTTCTGGCCCTGCTGGGTATAAGGCATTAAAGGCTATAAGGGTTGGGTGGATATTTAGGGCCCACAAATACACAGGCCCAAACCTAATTTCAGGGCTGAGCCTAAGTAAACTCTATGCCCCAACTCTGCTCCTTTTGTAAAAGGGCTTTAGGTAGAGCCCAAACTTGGTAATCTAACGAGCCCAGTTATTGAGCCTATAATCAAACCTGTGGACCATCGTACCCCAGGGTTTCTAAGAAAGTGGATTTGGACCAGTTGGTAGTGGGACTTCAATTAGCGGGCCCCTCTTGTGAATTGGGCTTGTCTCGTTAAGCTGAATTGGGAAATTGTGGGCCCATTCTCTACACTAGCCCATTATGGATGTCTAGAGGGGAGGATCCAAAGCAAGCCTTATGCTTTGGATCCGCCCCATCTCAGCTCGTTTCGTTAAAGGCGTCTAAAAAAGAGCCCAAATTTTGTCATTAAAGAAGCCCAGTGTTTTGACCtatgtaaaaaaaatctatgaACCTTCATATAATCATATTTAATGCAACTAGCATGGGGGCTTAGGCCCCATATTTGGAAGGGAATTTGACTACAATTATTAAAAAGATTACGCATGTGAATGACAGTAACACGTGCtcacttttttatttaatttttaatttattaaatgttGTGCGCTTTATTTTTGCTAGGATGGTGGACAACTTTATTACATTAGTATTCATTttctaaaatataaatttttaaaattcctttTTCTTGGGCTAGGTCCAGAATCATGATATAACTTGGTCGTGCACATTTTTTGGATGGCATGAAAGATGCAAACCACCGAACTTTTGGGCAAGAGATAAATTAGAAAACAAAGCGAGCCAGTCGAAGACTTGTAACGTGGTTCAGCAGTAGACCTTTGAATTCCAAGCATTGAATGGCTGGCCTAATTTGGTCGTTTCACCTTTTTCCATGAGTATTTGGTTCGTTTTGCTCTACTTGCCTTTAATCTAAGGGTTTCCAAAGACACATGAACACTTAAATAACATTTGTCTATAAAATGAGTGGGTAGGTTGCCTGACACTTCCATAACTTCTGCACCTCGTGCTTATATTTATATTCTCGTGTGTCCAATGTTGACAATacgtttttcattttcatttgccCTCTTTTTTACTCCATTATTTGGGGCTATAGATGCGTCCACATTTTTCAAGTCATTAGACTTCTTCACTTCAACACTTCATGACTTTTCTCTagcattaatatttttttttcattttcttttcaagtTATTAGACTTCTTCACTTGGACATTTCATGACTTTTCTTtagcattaatttttttttcccatttgcttttctttgtttggggaaagtatatttgatcattcattATTCGTAGTTACATTGTTTATAAGTCTTGTTCCAATGTAAAATATTCAAAGCAAAAGATTGGGAGAAAGTTGAAACAATCATTTATTATAACAAAACTTCTAACTTATAGTATAATTTTAAATATCGGAATGGACTGGTGGTTGAATCGGAAAAGCGAGAATTGGGAGTTTTTTCTGGTTTAACAAATACAAAATATTggataacacaaaaaaaaaaatcggcaATTTTTGCTAAATTCGGTTAAGCGGTCAGGTGATCGAACtgaattgtttttaaaaatgatatttt
The window above is part of the Tripterygium wilfordii isolate XIE 37 chromosome 3, ASM1340144v1, whole genome shotgun sequence genome. Proteins encoded here:
- the LOC119991029 gene encoding 60S ribosomal protein L21-1-like; this encodes MPAGHGQRARTRDLFSRPFRKKGYVPLTTYLRTYKIGEHVDVKVNGAIHKGMPHKFYHGRTGRVWNVTKRAIGVEVNKQVGNRIIRKRIHVRVEHVQPSRCTEEFKLRKQKNDQLKAEAKARGEVISTKRQPEGPKPGFMVEGAMLETVTPIPYDVVNDLKGGY